The Fictibacillus arsenicus genome contains a region encoding:
- a CDS encoding NUDIX domain-containing protein, with translation MNFGEVIPGVDYRKRDAVYAVILDSEGEKVAIMVQNGKGFLPGGGIEKSEEQQLCLMRECVEETGFNINIERYIGNEKQYFQSRQNEYIMNNGYFYAGDFGEYVKPPIEDDHELVWMELDEAKRMLFHESHLWAVKKTLIKE, from the coding sequence ATGAACTTTGGAGAAGTTATTCCCGGTGTCGACTATCGAAAAAGAGATGCCGTTTATGCTGTTATTCTGGATTCTGAGGGAGAAAAAGTCGCTATAATGGTACAGAACGGAAAAGGTTTTCTGCCTGGCGGCGGAATAGAAAAATCTGAAGAACAACAGTTGTGTCTTATGAGAGAATGTGTAGAAGAAACAGGATTTAATATAAATATTGAACGCTACATCGGAAATGAAAAACAATATTTTCAATCAAGGCAAAATGAGTACATAATGAATAATGGGTATTTTTATGCAGGTGATTTCGGAGAATATGTAAAACCACCAATAGAGGATGATCATGAACTTGTGTGGATGGAGCTTGATGAAGCGAAACGAATGCTTTTTCATGAGTCACACCTCTGGGCTGTAAAGAAAACATTAATTAAGGAATAG
- a CDS encoding transporter substrate-binding domain-containing protein produces MKRNFLSIYFIIIIAFLAGCGAVEEKSSSDTGSDSSGKKLIMATSADYPPYEFVDTAKGGDVVGFDIDVANHIAKELGYEIEIKDMDFNGLIPALDSGKADFVIAGMTPNEERKKTVDFSDEYYAAQQLIVTKDKSIKSIEDLEGKTLGVQLASIQEKEADKLLKEHNFEVVQRNKVTELVQEMKSNRVDAAIIEDAVAYEFLKKNKELSSFALPNTDAAGSAIAFPKDSELTSKFNKELKKMKEDGTLDKLVEKWFGVKK; encoded by the coding sequence ATGAAACGCAATTTCTTAAGCATTTATTTTATCATAATCATCGCTTTTCTAGCGGGATGTGGTGCAGTAGAAGAAAAAAGTTCATCGGACACAGGAAGTGATTCTTCTGGAAAAAAATTGATCATGGCTACTTCTGCAGATTATCCGCCGTATGAATTTGTTGATACAGCTAAAGGCGGGGATGTTGTAGGGTTTGATATTGATGTAGCTAATCATATTGCGAAAGAATTAGGTTATGAAATAGAGATTAAGGATATGGACTTTAACGGGCTTATTCCAGCTTTGGACAGCGGAAAAGCAGACTTTGTCATTGCAGGAATGACACCTAATGAAGAGCGGAAAAAAACAGTTGATTTCTCAGATGAATATTATGCAGCACAGCAATTAATCGTAACAAAAGACAAATCAATCAAGTCTATTGAAGATCTTGAAGGTAAAACACTTGGAGTCCAACTAGCTTCCATTCAAGAAAAAGAAGCGGACAAGCTATTGAAAGAACATAATTTCGAAGTAGTACAACGAAACAAAGTAACTGAATTGGTACAAGAAATGAAATCTAATCGTGTTGATGCAGCTATTATTGAAGATGCAGTAGCGTATGAGTTTTTAAAGAAAAACAAAGAACTTTCATCATTTGCTTTGCCGAATACCGATGCAGCAGGTTCCGCTATCGCATTCCCGAAAGATAGTGAACTGACTAGCAAATTTAACAAAGAGTTAAAGAAGATGAAAGAAGACGGTACTTTGGACAAACTCGTTGAAAAATGGTTCGGAGTGAAAAAATAG
- a CDS encoding amino acid ABC transporter ATP-binding protein, whose protein sequence is MIDVNGLRKSFGNNEVLKGITTKISKGEVIAVIGPSGSGKSTFLRCLNLLETHNAGSIKIDGKEIGQLENNLRKKIGMVFQHFNLFPHLTVLENITFAPQQVLKTSKKEAEKNALELLQAVGLSDKANAYPSRLSGGQKQRVAIARALAMNPDIMLFDEPTSALDPEMVKEVLQVMKNLVKTGMTMVIVTHEMGFAKEVADRVLFMDDGRLVEDEQPAIFFENPKTKRAQVFLEKVL, encoded by the coding sequence GTGATTGATGTTAATGGATTAAGAAAAAGCTTTGGGAACAATGAAGTTTTAAAAGGCATTACTACTAAGATCAGCAAGGGTGAAGTAATTGCTGTAATCGGTCCTTCTGGTTCTGGGAAATCAACCTTCCTTCGCTGTTTGAATCTGCTTGAAACACATAATGCCGGTTCAATCAAAATTGACGGAAAAGAGATTGGACAGCTGGAAAATAATCTCCGTAAAAAGATAGGAATGGTATTTCAGCATTTTAACCTCTTTCCTCATCTAACGGTTTTAGAAAATATCACTTTTGCACCTCAGCAAGTTTTGAAAACCAGCAAAAAAGAAGCTGAGAAAAATGCACTTGAACTGCTCCAAGCTGTCGGACTTTCTGATAAAGCGAATGCTTACCCATCAAGGCTGTCAGGCGGGCAGAAACAGCGTGTTGCTATTGCGCGAGCCTTAGCCATGAATCCGGATATTATGCTCTTCGATGAACCGACTTCCGCTTTGGATCCTGAGATGGTAAAAGAAGTGCTGCAGGTAATGAAGAACCTTGTGAAAACCGGCATGACGATGGTTATCGTTACGCATGAAATGGGATTTGCCAAAGAAGTAGCAGACCGTGTTCTATTCATGGATGACGGAAGATTGGTAGAAGATGAACAGCCGGCGATATTTTTTGAAAATCCGAAAACAAAGAGAGCTCAAGTTTTCTTAGAAAAAGTGCTATAA
- a CDS encoding BrxA/BrxB family bacilliredoxin, with protein MNFQFNLFNDVVETARKEMAEAGYTQLFKPEDVEEAFSRKGTTLVMINSVCGCAGGIARPAASYSVKQDVRPDQLVTVFAGQDKEATEKARSYFTGYPPSSPSFALLKDGEIQMMVERHEIEGHEPMEVVNKLRSAFEEYCKKEA; from the coding sequence ATGAACTTTCAATTCAATTTATTTAATGATGTAGTAGAAACGGCTCGTAAAGAAATGGCCGAAGCTGGCTATACTCAGCTTTTTAAGCCGGAGGATGTAGAAGAAGCATTTAGTAGAAAAGGTACAACACTTGTGATGATTAATTCCGTTTGCGGATGTGCAGGAGGAATCGCACGTCCAGCGGCTTCATATTCAGTAAAACAAGATGTACGTCCAGACCAACTCGTTACCGTTTTTGCTGGTCAGGATAAAGAAGCAACTGAAAAAGCACGCTCTTACTTTACTGGGTATCCTCCTTCTTCGCCTTCATTTGCTCTATTAAAAGACGGAGAGATTCAAATGATGGTTGAACGCCATGAGATCGAAGGACACGAACCAATGGAAGTAGTAAATAAATTAAGAAGCGCTTTTGAAGAGTATTGCAAAAAGGAAGCGTAA
- the lpdA gene encoding dihydrolipoyl dehydrogenase, whose protein sequence is MSKDFDLVIMGGGTGGYVAAIRAAQLGKTVAVVEKGKLGGTCLHRGCIPSKALLRSAEVYKTAKKAADFGVDIEGLGLNFSKMQERKQSIVNQLHMGVQSLMKKGKIEIYEGTGRILGPSIFSPMPGTVSVEFNDGTENEILIPQNVIVATGSRPRSLPGLEIDGNYVMSSDEALEMETLPASIIIVGGGVIGIEWASMLNDLGVEVTVLEYADRIVPTEDEEISKEAARVLKKKGIKLVTSAKVLPDTLETGNGVLISAEHKGETKQFSAEKMLVSVGRQANTEGIGLENTTIKIENGYIQTNEYFQTAESHIYAIGDVIGGLQLAHVASHEGITAVEHLCNLKPEPINYDNISKCIYSSPEMASVGLTEKQAKDQGFNVKVGKFPFKAIGKALVYGESDGFVKIVADKDTEDLLGVHMIGPHVTDMISEAGLAKVLDATPWEIAHTIHPHPSLSEVFGEAGLAVEGKAIHF, encoded by the coding sequence ATGTCAAAAGATTTCGATTTGGTCATAATGGGCGGAGGAACAGGCGGCTATGTAGCCGCCATCCGTGCTGCTCAATTAGGTAAAACGGTTGCAGTTGTTGAAAAAGGAAAGCTTGGCGGAACATGCCTTCATAGAGGCTGTATACCTAGTAAAGCATTGTTGAGAAGTGCTGAAGTGTACAAAACAGCTAAAAAAGCTGCTGACTTTGGTGTAGATATAGAAGGATTAGGTCTTAATTTTTCAAAAATGCAAGAACGAAAGCAGTCGATTGTCAATCAGCTTCATATGGGCGTCCAGAGCCTTATGAAAAAAGGTAAAATAGAAATTTACGAGGGAACAGGACGCATTCTCGGTCCTTCTATCTTTTCTCCAATGCCAGGAACGGTGTCAGTAGAATTTAATGACGGCACAGAGAATGAAATTTTAATCCCGCAAAATGTAATCGTTGCCACAGGTTCTAGACCACGTTCTTTACCCGGGCTAGAGATTGACGGTAATTATGTTATGTCAAGTGATGAGGCTCTTGAGATGGAAACGCTTCCTGCTTCTATCATTATTGTTGGAGGCGGAGTCATTGGGATCGAATGGGCTTCCATGCTTAATGACCTTGGGGTTGAAGTAACTGTATTAGAATATGCAGACAGAATTGTACCTACCGAAGACGAAGAAATCTCTAAAGAAGCGGCTCGTGTGTTAAAGAAAAAAGGCATTAAACTTGTTACATCTGCAAAAGTACTTCCTGATACGTTAGAAACAGGAAATGGCGTTTTGATCTCTGCGGAACATAAAGGGGAAACTAAACAGTTTTCAGCTGAAAAAATGCTCGTTTCTGTTGGCCGACAAGCGAATACAGAAGGAATTGGCTTAGAAAACACCACCATAAAAATTGAAAACGGATACATTCAGACGAATGAGTATTTCCAAACTGCTGAAAGTCATATTTATGCCATTGGAGATGTTATTGGTGGCCTTCAGCTGGCACATGTAGCTTCACATGAAGGAATAACAGCTGTAGAACACCTTTGTAATTTAAAGCCGGAGCCGATTAATTACGACAATATCTCAAAGTGTATTTACTCGAGTCCTGAAATGGCTAGCGTAGGTCTGACAGAAAAACAAGCTAAAGATCAGGGCTTCAATGTTAAAGTTGGAAAGTTTCCATTTAAAGCAATAGGCAAAGCGCTTGTATACGGAGAAAGCGACGGATTTGTAAAAATCGTAGCAGACAAAGATACAGAAGATCTTCTCGGGGTACATATGATTGGTCCTCATGTTACAGATATGATCTCTGAAGCAGGACTGGCGAAAGTACTTGATGCAACACCATGGGAGATTGCACATACTATCCATCCGCATCCTTCTCTTTCAGAAGTTTTTGGTGAAGCGGGATTAGCAGTTGAAGGAAAAGCAATTCATTTTTAA
- a CDS encoding dihydrolipoamide acetyltransferase family protein: MATEQITMPQLGESVTEGTISKWLVQPGDTVKKYDPLAEVMTDKVNAEVPSSFSGTIKELVAGEGDTLSVGELICYIDTEEGSSSAESAPAKKEEKKAETAPSPVSNASAAPKKDTAARGRYSPAVVRMASEHGIDLSQVEGTGQSGRITRKDLQQIIDSGQIPTADNKPAAASAPAVSEIKQETVSQSKETASGLKPITFESMPGDVEIPVTGIRKAIAQNMVRSKHEAPHAWTMVEVDVTNLVEYRNSVKGDFKSKEGYNITFLPFFIKAVVESLKEFPQLNSMWAGDKIIQKKDINISIAVATDDALYVPVIKNADEKSIKGIARDVKELADKVRTNKLSGDDMKGGTFTVNNTGSFGSVMSTPIINYPQAAILSVESIVKRPVVMNNGMIAVRDMVNLCLSLDHRVLDGLVCGRFLARVKERLENMTKENTSIY; encoded by the coding sequence ATGGCTACAGAACAAATTACAATGCCTCAACTCGGGGAAAGTGTAACAGAAGGAACGATCAGTAAATGGCTCGTACAACCTGGTGATACAGTAAAGAAATATGATCCTCTAGCTGAAGTGATGACTGATAAAGTAAACGCAGAAGTCCCTTCATCATTTAGCGGAACAATTAAAGAACTTGTTGCTGGAGAAGGCGATACACTTTCTGTAGGTGAACTGATCTGTTATATTGATACAGAAGAAGGAAGCAGTTCCGCTGAATCCGCTCCTGCTAAAAAAGAAGAAAAAAAGGCTGAAACAGCGCCCTCTCCAGTGAGCAATGCATCTGCTGCTCCTAAAAAAGATACAGCTGCAAGAGGCCGTTACTCACCAGCTGTTGTCCGAATGGCGTCTGAGCACGGAATTGACTTGAGCCAAGTTGAAGGAACAGGCCAAAGCGGAAGAATTACAAGAAAAGATCTGCAGCAGATTATTGATTCTGGTCAGATTCCAACTGCAGACAACAAACCAGCAGCTGCATCTGCTCCAGCAGTTTCTGAAATTAAACAAGAAACTGTTTCACAGTCAAAAGAAACTGCATCAGGCTTAAAGCCAATCACTTTTGAATCTATGCCTGGCGATGTGGAAATCCCTGTTACAGGTATCCGTAAAGCGATCGCTCAAAACATGGTACGTTCAAAACACGAAGCTCCGCATGCTTGGACGATGGTTGAAGTAGATGTTACAAATCTTGTGGAATACCGTAATTCTGTTAAAGGTGATTTTAAATCAAAAGAAGGCTATAACATTACTTTCTTGCCATTCTTTATTAAAGCAGTTGTTGAATCGTTAAAAGAATTCCCGCAATTAAATTCTATGTGGGCTGGAGATAAGATCATTCAGAAGAAAGATATTAATATCTCTATCGCTGTAGCTACTGATGATGCATTGTATGTGCCGGTAATCAAGAATGCAGATGAGAAGTCGATCAAGGGAATCGCTCGTGATGTTAAAGAGCTTGCTGATAAAGTAAGAACGAATAAACTTTCAGGCGATGATATGAAAGGCGGCACATTTACAGTAAACAACACAGGCTCTTTTGGATCTGTTATGTCAACGCCTATCATTAACTACCCGCAAGCTGCCATTCTTTCTGTTGAATCCATTGTGAAGCGTCCAGTAGTAATGAATAATGGGATGATTGCAGTACGTGATATGGTAAACCTTTGCTTATCACTTGATCACCGTGTACTTGACGGACTTGTTTGCGGCCGTTTCTTAGCACGAGTAAAAGAACGTCTTGAAAACATGACGAAAGAAAACACATCGATTTATTAA
- a CDS encoding alpha-ketoacid dehydrogenase subunit beta encodes MPVISYIDAVTQAIREEMQRDKKVFVVGEDVGVRGGVFRATTGLIEEFGEERVIDAPLAESAIAGVGIGAAMYGMRPIAEMQFADFIMPAVNQIVSEAAKIRYRSNNDWSCPITIRAPYGGGVHGALYHSQSVEALFANVPGLKIVMPSTPYDVKGLLKAAIRDEDPVLFFEHKRAYRLIKGEVPEEEYTLEIGKADVKREGDDITVITYGLCVHFALQAAEKLEKDGISAHILDLRTVYPLDKEAIIEAASKTGKVLLVTEDNKEGSIMSEVAAIIAENCLFELDAPIQRLAGPDVPAMPYAPTMEKHFMVNPDKVEKAMRDLAAF; translated from the coding sequence ATGCCGGTAATTTCATATATTGATGCTGTAACACAAGCGATCCGCGAAGAGATGCAGCGTGATAAAAAAGTTTTCGTTGTAGGAGAAGATGTTGGAGTACGCGGAGGAGTTTTCCGTGCAACTACTGGTTTGATCGAAGAATTTGGTGAGGAAAGAGTTATCGATGCGCCGCTTGCAGAATCTGCAATCGCTGGTGTAGGAATTGGTGCAGCTATGTATGGCATGCGTCCTATCGCAGAAATGCAATTTGCTGATTTCATCATGCCAGCTGTAAACCAAATTGTTTCGGAAGCTGCTAAAATCCGTTATCGTTCAAATAATGACTGGTCTTGTCCTATTACGATCCGCGCTCCTTATGGCGGCGGTGTACATGGTGCACTCTACCATTCGCAGTCAGTTGAAGCGCTGTTTGCTAATGTTCCAGGTTTAAAGATTGTTATGCCTTCAACACCATATGACGTAAAAGGTCTTTTAAAGGCAGCAATTCGTGATGAAGACCCTGTATTATTCTTTGAACATAAGCGTGCATATCGCTTAATTAAAGGGGAAGTTCCAGAAGAAGAATATACATTGGAGATCGGAAAAGCAGATGTTAAACGTGAAGGTGATGACATTACCGTAATTACATATGGACTTTGTGTTCATTTTGCACTACAAGCTGCTGAAAAGTTAGAAAAAGACGGAATCTCTGCTCATATTCTAGATCTTCGTACTGTGTATCCATTGGATAAAGAAGCAATCATTGAAGCTGCATCTAAGACGGGTAAAGTACTTCTTGTTACAGAAGATAACAAAGAAGGAAGCATCATGAGTGAGGTTGCAGCGATTATTGCTGAAAACTGCTTGTTTGAACTAGATGCTCCAATTCAGCGCCTTGCAGGTCCAGATGTTCCAGCAATGCCATATGCACCGACTATGGAAAAACACTTTATGGTGAATCCTGATAAGGTAGAAAAAGCCATGAGAGATCTTGCGGCATTTTAA
- a CDS encoding amino acid ABC transporter permease, producing the protein MNLDFAQLVPSIPYILYGIWVTLQFVAVSLVLGFLWGTVLSLFKIGKVTILRWFADAYTSVFRGTPLILQMLIIYYAVPQLTGMDIGAFTAGVLTFALNSAAYISEIIRAGINAVDKGQKEAAIALGVPYRSMMLKIILPQAMKNILPALMNEFITLTKESAIVSVIGALDIMRRAQIVGASNYRFFEPLLLAGLIYYLLVMLLTLAGRVMERRLAKSD; encoded by the coding sequence ATGAACTTGGATTTTGCCCAGCTCGTGCCTTCTATTCCTTATATATTGTATGGAATATGGGTTACGTTGCAGTTTGTGGCGGTTTCATTAGTACTCGGTTTCTTATGGGGAACAGTTCTTTCCTTATTTAAGATTGGAAAAGTAACTATACTGCGGTGGTTTGCAGATGCTTACACATCAGTATTCAGAGGAACGCCTTTAATTTTACAAATGCTGATCATCTATTATGCAGTCCCGCAGCTGACAGGAATGGATATAGGCGCTTTTACAGCAGGGGTACTCACATTTGCATTAAATTCTGCGGCTTATATTTCAGAAATCATTCGAGCAGGGATCAATGCTGTTGATAAGGGACAAAAAGAAGCGGCGATCGCTTTAGGTGTTCCATACCGTTCTATGATGCTGAAAATTATTCTGCCTCAGGCGATGAAAAATATTTTACCTGCACTTATGAATGAATTTATTACATTGACTAAAGAATCTGCGATTGTATCCGTCATTGGAGCGCTCGATATTATGAGACGTGCTCAAATCGTTGGAGCAAGCAACTATCGCTTTTTTGAACCATTGCTACTTGCAGGATTGATTTACTATCTGCTAGTTATGCTGTTAACCTTAGCAGGACGTGTGATGGAGAGGAGGCTCGCAAAAAGTGATTGA
- the buk gene encoding butyrate kinase → MHQKELRILVINPGSTSTKIGIFDNERPVFEKTIRHDIDTINQFDSVIDQYSFRKETILEALDYEGINISKLSCVVGRGGLLRPIEGGTYSVNEPMLQDLKTGFAGEHASNLGGILAYEIAEGLNIPSFIVDPVVVDEMDEIARISGVPDIERKSIFHALNQKAVARRVSKMLDKSYESLRLIVVHMGGGITVGVHKDGRVIDVNNGLHGEGPFSPERAGTVPIGDLVSLCFSGEYYADEVMKKLVGQGGLVAYLGTNDARTVEEKIENGDERAALVYDAMAYQVAKEIGSASTVLHGQVDAIVLTGGLAFGKEFVKKITDRVEWISDCIIQPGENELQALAEGGLRVLRNEEQAKEYPGGKTPAELPLD, encoded by the coding sequence GTGCATCAAAAAGAACTTCGCATACTAGTGATCAATCCGGGCTCAACCTCTACCAAGATAGGTATTTTTGATAACGAAAGGCCTGTTTTTGAAAAAACAATCAGGCATGATATAGATACCATTAATCAATTTGATTCTGTCATTGATCAATATTCATTCAGAAAAGAAACCATTCTAGAGGCATTGGATTATGAGGGAATAAACATTTCAAAATTAAGCTGTGTGGTTGGCCGCGGGGGATTATTAAGACCGATCGAAGGCGGAACTTACAGCGTAAACGAACCAATGCTGCAAGATTTAAAAACGGGGTTTGCAGGTGAACATGCATCAAATTTAGGCGGTATCCTTGCTTATGAAATAGCAGAAGGATTAAATATTCCCTCCTTTATTGTAGACCCTGTTGTAGTTGATGAAATGGATGAGATTGCACGTATATCAGGTGTACCTGATATCGAACGAAAAAGTATATTTCATGCTTTAAATCAAAAAGCAGTAGCAAGAAGAGTGTCAAAAATGCTCGATAAATCCTACGAATCACTTCGTCTCATTGTTGTTCATATGGGCGGAGGAATTACGGTAGGGGTTCATAAGGACGGACGTGTAATCGATGTAAATAATGGGCTGCATGGTGAAGGGCCATTTTCCCCTGAACGTGCAGGTACAGTTCCAATCGGTGACTTAGTCTCTCTTTGCTTCTCTGGAGAATATTACGCAGATGAAGTGATGAAAAAGCTCGTGGGACAAGGGGGACTTGTTGCTTACCTTGGAACAAATGATGCAAGAACAGTGGAAGAGAAAATTGAGAACGGCGATGAAAGAGCAGCACTTGTATATGATGCAATGGCTTATCAAGTCGCTAAAGAAATCGGATCAGCAAGTACGGTCCTTCACGGTCAAGTTGATGCGATCGTTCTAACAGGCGGACTAGCTTTTGGCAAAGAATTTGTCAAAAAAATAACAGATCGTGTTGAGTGGATTTCAGATTGTATCATTCAGCCTGGAGAGAATGAACTTCAAGCGTTAGCAGAAGGTGGACTTCGCGTTTTAAGAAATGAAGAACAGGCGAAGGAATATCCAGGAGGGAAGACTCCTGCAGAATTGCCGCTGGATTAA
- the bcd gene encoding branched-chain amino acid dehydrogenase, translated as MEIFKYMETYDYEQMVICQDKQSGLKAIICIHDTTLGPALGGTRMWTYDSEDAAIEDALRLARGMTYKNAAAGLNLGGGKTVIIGDPKKDKNEEMFRAFGRYIQGLNGRYITAEDVGTTVEDMDLIYQETPFVTGVSPAFGSSGNPSPVTAYGVYRGMKAAAMEAFGTDSLEGKVIAVQGVGHVAYTLCKHLHEEGASLIVTDINKEAVQRAVEDFGAKAVDIDDIYSVDCDIFAPCALGAIINDDTISKIKAKVIAGAANNQLKETRHGDALHEMGIVYAPDYVINAGGVINVADELNGYNRERAIKKVETIYDNIASVIEISKRDNIPTYLAADRLAEERIERMRKSRSQFLLNERHILSSRTR; from the coding sequence ATGGAAATTTTCAAATATATGGAGACTTACGATTACGAACAAATGGTGATCTGCCAAGATAAACAATCTGGTTTAAAAGCTATCATCTGTATTCATGATACGACATTAGGTCCTGCTCTAGGCGGAACAAGAATGTGGACATATGATTCTGAAGATGCAGCAATTGAAGATGCATTGAGACTTGCAAGAGGGATGACTTACAAAAATGCTGCAGCTGGATTGAACCTTGGAGGCGGTAAAACAGTTATCATTGGAGACCCTAAGAAAGATAAAAACGAAGAAATGTTCCGTGCATTCGGACGCTACATCCAAGGTCTAAACGGCCGTTATATTACAGCAGAAGATGTTGGTACAACAGTTGAAGATATGGATTTAATCTATCAGGAAACACCATTTGTAACTGGCGTTTCACCAGCGTTTGGTTCAAGCGGAAATCCTTCTCCAGTTACAGCTTATGGTGTTTACCGCGGTATGAAGGCAGCAGCTATGGAAGCGTTTGGAACAGATTCTTTAGAAGGAAAAGTGATTGCCGTTCAAGGTGTAGGGCATGTTGCTTATACACTTTGTAAACACCTTCATGAAGAAGGAGCTTCACTAATCGTAACAGATATCAACAAAGAAGCTGTACAGCGTGCTGTTGAAGATTTCGGTGCTAAAGCTGTAGACATAGACGATATTTATAGTGTTGACTGCGATATCTTTGCTCCATGTGCACTTGGTGCGATTATTAATGATGATACAATTTCAAAGATTAAAGCGAAGGTTATTGCAGGTGCTGCAAACAACCAGCTAAAAGAAACTAGACATGGTGATGCTCTCCATGAAATGGGTATTGTCTATGCTCCAGATTATGTAATCAATGCAGGCGGAGTAATAAATGTTGCTGACGAACTTAATGGCTACAACCGTGAGAGAGCAATTAAAAAAGTGGAAACAATTTATGACAATATTGCTAGTGTTATTGAAATTTCTAAGCGTGATAACATTCCTACTTACCTTGCAGCTGACCGTCTTGCTGAAGAGCGTATCGAGCGAATGAGAAAATCAAGAAGTCAATTTTTATTAAATGAACGACACATTCTGTCAAGCCGAACTCGCTAA
- a CDS encoding thiamine pyrophosphate-dependent dehydrogenase E1 component subunit alpha — translation MAETRHEQLGLTNEDVIHMFKTMLLARKIDERMWLLNRAGKIPFVISCQGQEAAQVGAAMALDNEKDYVLPYYRDMGVVLQFGMTAKDLMLSGFAKAEDPNSGGRQMPGHFGSKKLRIATGSSPVTTQVPHAVGIALGGRMEGKDIVTFTTFGEGSSNQGDFHEGANFASVHKLPVIFMCENNKYAISVPISKQLACVNVSDRAIGYGMPGVTVDGNDPLAVYEAVKEAADRGRRGEGPTLIETVAYRLTPHSSDDDDRAYRTREEVEEAKAKDPIHTFAAYLRENGILTEELEKQITEDIQKEVDEATEYAENAKYADAETALLHVYAE, via the coding sequence ATGGCAGAAACACGTCATGAACAATTAGGTTTAACGAACGAAGATGTTATCCATATGTTTAAAACAATGCTTTTAGCAAGAAAGATTGATGAGCGCATGTGGTTATTGAACCGCGCTGGTAAAATTCCTTTTGTAATCTCATGCCAAGGCCAGGAAGCTGCACAAGTGGGTGCTGCAATGGCACTGGATAACGAAAAAGACTATGTGTTGCCTTACTATCGTGATATGGGTGTAGTATTGCAGTTTGGAATGACTGCAAAAGATCTAATGCTTTCCGGATTTGCAAAAGCGGAAGACCCAAACAGCGGCGGGCGTCAGATGCCAGGTCACTTTGGATCAAAAAAGCTTCGTATTGCGACAGGTTCGTCTCCTGTAACTACACAAGTTCCTCACGCAGTAGGTATTGCATTAGGCGGAAGAATGGAAGGTAAAGATATTGTAACGTTCACAACATTTGGAGAAGGTTCTTCTAATCAAGGAGATTTTCATGAAGGAGCGAACTTTGCTTCAGTTCATAAATTGCCTGTAATCTTTATGTGCGAAAACAATAAGTATGCGATTTCAGTTCCGATTTCAAAACAATTGGCGTGTGTAAACGTTTCTGACCGTGCGATCGGCTATGGTATGCCAGGTGTAACAGTTGACGGAAACGATCCATTGGCTGTTTATGAAGCTGTAAAAGAAGCAGCTGATCGCGGCAGACGAGGGGAAGGTCCTACACTTATTGAAACGGTTGCTTATCGTTTAACACCTCACTCTTCTGATGACGATGATCGTGCATACAGAACACGTGAAGAAGTAGAGGAAGCAAAAGCAAAAGATCCGATTCATACTTTTGCTGCATACTTGAGAGAGAATGGAATCTTAACTGAAGAGTTAGAGAAACAAATCACTGAAGATATTCAAAAAGAAGTGGATGAAGCTACAGAATACGCAGAGAACGCAAAATACGCTGATGCTGAAACTGCGCTTCTGCATGTTTACGCAGAGTAA